The Henckelia pumila isolate YLH828 chromosome 2, ASM3356847v2, whole genome shotgun sequence genome includes a window with the following:
- the LOC140881452 gene encoding potassium channel KAT1-like — translation MSFSYRRNFLKRFCIEDFNVSTGIQGGFFSSDLLPPLGDGVNRAMSLRKHVVSPFDPRFRAWEMFLILLVIYSAWISPFQFAFLTYKQDGLFIADNIVNGFFAVDIVLTFFVAYLDGKSCLLIDDPRRIAIRYLSTWFLFDVCSTVPFQSLSLLFTDNNGGMGFKWLSMLRLWRLRRVSSMFARLEKDIRFNYFWTRCTKLVSVTLFAVHCAGCFNYLIAYRYPDPKRTWIGAVYPNFKQMSLWDRYVTSMYWSIVTLTTTGYGDLHAENPREMLFDIFYMLFNLGLTAYLIGNMTNLVVHWTSRTRNFRDTVRAATEFTRRNQLPQHIQDQMLSHICLKFKTAGLKQQETLNGLPNAIRSSIARHLFYPVVQNVHLFDGVSHDFLFQLVPEMEPEYYSAKEDLILQNEASTDTYIVVSGAVELIVKIDGHDQIMGKVCKGEMFGEIGVLCKKPQPYAARTTEVSHILRLKSTAFLNVLRENPVDESIVMNNLFQKLQTWRSFDIEGQTDPSLIQASFHPRETKSDRASDTKKSDDMDQNPLSSEDVRTALHSAVQQGNLEMAIILLEKGLKTAKKRVTIHMQSGKNKQPAKLIILPDSVEELCKIAGKKFGEEGLSKVVNEENTEIDDICVIRDGDHLFFTRGDD, via the exons ATGTCGTTTTCGTACCGGAGAAACTTCTTGAAGCGCTTTTGCATAGAGGATTTCAATGTGAGCACAGGGATTCAGGGTGGTTTCTTCTCCAGTGATCTTCTTCCGCCACTAGGGGACGGGGTCAATAGAGCAATGTCGCTTAGGAAACACGTCGTTTCCCCGTTTGATCCCCGGTTCAG GGCTTGGGAGATGTTTCTGATTCTGCTAGTCATTTATTCGGCGTGGATCTCTCCGTTTCAGTTCGCGTTTCTGACTTACAAACAGGATGGCCTCTTCATTGCTGACAACATTGTCAATGGCTTCTTTGCTGTTGACATTGTTCTCACCTTCTTCGTGGCGTATCTCGATGGCAAGTCGTGTCTCTTGATCGATGATCCTAGAAGAATAGCGATAAG GTATCTGTCGACGTGGTTCCTTTTCGACGTATGCTCGACGGTTCCTTTTCAGTCCCTCAGCCTTCTATTCACAGACAACAATGGTGGGATGGGCTTCAAATGGCTGAGTATGTTGAGGCTTTGGCGTCTCAGGCGAGTCAGCTCGATGTTCGCAAG GCTCGAAAAAGACATCCGGTTCAACTACTTCTGGACTCGCTGCACGAAGCTCGTATCT GTGACTTTATTCGCGGTGCATTGTGCCGGATGCTTCAACTATTTGATTGCATACAGATACCCTGATCCGAAACGGACTTGGATTGGAGCAGTCTACCCAAATTTCAAACAGATGAGCCTTTGGGACAGATATGTGACTTCCATGTACTGGTCTATTGTAACACTAACAACAACAGGATATGGAGACTTACATGCGGAGAACCCGAGAGAGATGCTTTTCGACATCTTTTACATGCTTTTCAACTTAGGATTGACAGCTTATCTCATAGGAAACATGACTAACCTCGTAGTTCACTGGACCAGCCGGACCAGAAACTTT AGGGATACCGTCCGAGCGGCCACGGAATTCACCAGGCGAAACCAACTGCCTCAGCACATACAAGATCAGATGTTGTCACATATCTGCCTCAAGTTCAAAACAGCAGGATTAAAACAGCAAGAGACGTTAAACGGGCTGCCAAACGCCATACGTTCTAGCATCGCACGACATCTGTTCTACCCGGTCGTACAAAATGTCCATCTCTTCGACGGTGTATCGCATGACTTCCTATTTCAACTG GTCCCTGAAATGGAACCAGAGTACTACTCGGCCAAAGAAGATCTCATTCTACAAAACGAGGCGTCAACTGATACATACATAGTGGTGTCAGGGGCAGTG GAGTTGATTGTAAAGATTGATGGCCATGATCAA ATAATGGGAAAGGTTTGTAAAGGGGAAATGTTTGGAGAAATTGGGGTGCTATGCAAAAAGCCTCAGCCATATGCTGCTCGAACAACCGAGGTGTCACATATATTACGGCTAAAAAGTACCGCGTTTCTCAACGTTCTTCGCGAAAATCCAGTAGACGAGAGCATTGTCATGAACAATCTTTTCCAG AAACTCCAAACATGGAGAAGTTTCGACATCGAGGGACAAACCGATCCAAGCCTGATCCAAGCCAGTTTCCACCCTAGGGAAACCAAGTCGGATCGAGCTAGTGATACCAAGAAAAGCGACGACATGGACCAGAATCCATTGTCGTCCGAGGATGTCCGAACAGCTCTACATTCAGCTGTCCAACAAGGGAATCTTGAAATGGCCATAATTCTGCTGGAAAAGGGACTCAAAACAGCCAAGAAAAGAGTCACCATTCATATGCAAAGTGGGAAGAACAAGCAGCCCGCGAAGCTGATTATTTTGCCTGATTCGGTGGAAGAACTATGCAAAATAGCAGGCAAAAAGTTTGGAGAAGAGGGATTAAGCAAAGTTGTGAATGAGGAGAATACAGAAATAGATGATATTTGTGTTATACGAGATGGGGATCATCTGTTTTTCACAAGGGGAGATGATTGA